CGAACGGTGAGGCGAAGATCTCTTTCGTGGTCTTGAAGGAGCCGATGAGGGTCCACAGCATCGGCATGATCACGACGAGCGACCAGATGACCAGGACGACGTGGGATGCGCCGCCGACCGCCTTGTCGCTCTTGGTGGATTTCGTCTTCGAGGCAGTCGGCCGAGTCGCCGACTTCGGATCGATCGTGACTGCGGCACGGGTGGTCAGGCTCATGAGCGTCCTCCTTCATCCTTGCCGCCGGCGAGGCGGAACACGCCGATCACGATCGCGGCGAACAACAGGGTGATCACGGCGAGGATGACGCCCATCGCGCTCGCCATGCCGAACTGCCCCTTCTCGAAGGCGGTGCGGAACAGGTACTGGCTCATCACCAGTGTGCTGTTGCCCGGTCCGCCCGTGGAGTTGAGGCCTGCCATGTAGACGAAGGCGTCCAATGCGAGGATGCCGAGATAGATGTAGGCCGTCTGGACGTTGTCGCGGATCTGGGGGAGAACGATCGAGATGACGGTGCGGAACCGGCCCGCCCCGTCGATGCGCGCGGCCTCAAGGGTCTCCCCTGGGATCCCCTTGATCGCGGCGATGAACAGCACCATGTAGAAGCCGACCATGCTCCAGACGATCACGAAGATCGTCGCGCCCATCGCGGTGCGCGCGTCGCCGAGCCACGCGAAGTCGTTCGTGTCGACGCCCACCACCCCGAGAAGACCGTTGAGCAGCCCGCTGGGCGTGTAGATCATGTTCCACAGGATCGCGATCACGATCGCGGGGATGACGTACGGGAAGAACGACACGACTCGATAGAAGCTCGAGCCCTTCAACCCGCGCACCTGACCGTGACTCGGGCCTCCGACGGTGATCATGCTCGCGAAGATCAGGGCGATCACGATCGTGATCAGCGGGACGACGATCGCCAACAGGATGTTGTTGCCCATCGCCTGCAGGAACGTCGGGTCCTGGAACAGCCTCACGAAGTTGTCGACGCCGACGAAGTCCATGTTCGGCGAGAAGCCGGTCCAGTTCGTCATCGCGTAGTACACGGCCTGAATGAACGGCGAGATGACGAAGATCAGGAAGATCGCGACCGGTAGCCCGAGGAAGATCAGCAGGAACGACGCGTAGTCGAACGTCATCTTGCGCCGAAGGCCCGCACGGGGCGCCTTGCGGCGTCCCGTGCGGGCGGTGACGACGGCGCTGGTGTCCAGCGCCACGTCGAGACCGGGAGCGCTGAGGCTCATTTGATCTCGATCTTCTCGATGGAACTGTCGTTGCGGATCTTGTCGGTGAGGTCCTGCAGCTGCTTCGTGATGTCCGCGACCGACATCTTGCCGTCGAGGAACGAGTTCCAGATCGGCAGCTGGTCGGAGTTCATGCCGTACAGGTTGAACGACTTGATCGTGAACATGCCCGTTCCGGCGGCCGCGATCATCTCGACCTGCGACACGAGCGCCGTCGATCCGAATCCGTCCTCGGGCACGATGTCCTTGACGACGGTCGGGGCGAGCTTCTCCTTCGAGAATGCCGATGCCGCCTCCTTCGAGAGCATCGTGCGCAGCAGTTCCTTGCCACCGGCGGGGTTCTTCGCCTTGGAGGGAACGATGAACGGCTCGCCGGCTTCGGCTCGCATGAAGCCGGCGGGCGTGGTGGCGTTGTCGTCCAGGGGCATCTCGCGCACGCCCTTCATCTGGAAGTTCTCCGCAGTCGTCTTCTTCATCTCGTTCTCGATCCACGAGCCCGAGGGGTAGAGCAGCGCCTCCTGGTCGAGGCTCCACTGCGACTGGGCCTGCGTGAACTGCGTGCCACCGCCGCCAGGCTTGACGTAGCCGGCTGCGATGAGTTCGTGCAGGATCGTGAGGATCGACTGCAGTGTGGGATGCGACCAGCAGCCCTCTTCCAGGTTCTCCAGCGGCAGGCGCACGTCGTCACCGGACTGGATGACAGCGGAGTCGACGACGAAGGTCTGGTAGTAGGTCGCCGCCTCCTTGCCCCAGAGGAACAGGTACTTGCCCTGTGCCTTCGCGGCCTCGCCGAGGGCCTTCAGATCCTGCCAGGTGGTCGGCGGTTCCCAGCCGTTCTCTTCGAACAGGCTCCCCGAGTACC
The DNA window shown above is from Microbacterium murale and carries:
- a CDS encoding carbohydrate ABC transporter permease codes for the protein MSLSAPGLDVALDTSAVVTARTGRRKAPRAGLRRKMTFDYASFLLIFLGLPVAIFLIFVISPFIQAVYYAMTNWTGFSPNMDFVGVDNFVRLFQDPTFLQAMGNNILLAIVVPLITIVIALIFASMITVGGPSHGQVRGLKGSSFYRVVSFFPYVIPAIVIAILWNMIYTPSGLLNGLLGVVGVDTNDFAWLGDARTAMGATIFVIVWSMVGFYMVLFIAAIKGIPGETLEAARIDGAGRFRTVISIVLPQIRDNVQTAYIYLGILALDAFVYMAGLNSTGGPGNSTLVMSQYLFRTAFEKGQFGMASAMGVILAVITLLFAAIVIGVFRLAGGKDEGGRS
- the ngcE gene encoding N-acetylglucosamine/diacetylchitobiose ABC transporter substrate-binding protein, whose protein sequence is MELTQTSISRRNLLRGAAATALLLPFGMSLASCAAPGGGGGGGGAKGEVTADNPFGVAANTEVDAVIFDGGYGVDYVENAAKIMAGNKGLDGVTAKVSASTKIAQELQPRFVGGNPPDLVDNSGANSIGWNTILDQLEDLSDVLESENLEGKKIADTLFDGVKAPGTFGDKFAALNYVFTTYGLWYSGSLFEENGWEPPTTWQDLKALGEAAKAQGKYLFLWGKEAATYYQTFVVDSAVIQSGDDVRLPLENLEEGCWSHPTLQSILTILHELIAAGYVKPGGGGTQFTQAQSQWSLDQEALLYPSGSWIENEMKKTTAENFQMKGVREMPLDDNATTPAGFMRAEAGEPFIVPSKAKNPAGGKELLRTMLSKEAASAFSKEKLAPTVVKDIVPEDGFGSTALVSQVEMIAAAGTGMFTIKSFNLYGMNSDQLPIWNSFLDGKMSVADITKQLQDLTDKIRNDSSIEKIEIK